A segment of the Streptomyces rubradiris genome:
CAGCCGCGCACGGTCGGCCGGGGACGAGCCGTACCGCAGCTGGTTCTGCCAGTTTGGTCCAGGTGTCGGGGTAGAGAACCTCGTCGCCGGACTCGATCCTGGCTGCCGACGCAGCGCCGGGATCGAGGACGCCCGGCCGGACCGTGGCCAATGTGGACTGAACCGTATGCATCGTCACGGCCGCAACGCTAGGCAGCCGCAGATGAGCCAGGCAAGGAAGTCCGGGCGTCACCGGGCAAGACTGTCAACGTGACTGGTGAAGGTGCACCGCGGACTTCCGGCCAGGAGGCCATCGAAGCGGTGCGGACCCCCTGAGGGGGGATCAGCACCGCTCCTGCCTTGGCGTGTTCCGCCGGCCGCTACATCCGGTGCCGGAAGGTGATCCGGCCACGGGTCAGGGTCATACGGGCTCAACTCGACCGTCACCGTGTCCTGCGGCAGGATCTTGATGTAGTGCTTGCGGAGCTTCCCGCTGATGTGTGCGAGTACCTTGTGACCGTTCTCGAGTTCACCCAGAACTTGGCGTCTTTCAGGGACTCGACGATGGTACCGACAACCTCGATACCTCGATTTACTTTTGCCACGTCAGCTCCAAGGTGTTGCTCTCACGGCGGGCTCCGACGCTTTCCAACAGGCTGATCGTCGCGGTGTCGGTCTCGTCGACGTCGATCGTCGCGAGACCGAACTCGCGAGTGTGCAGAGCGTCCAGCGCGTGGACCAGCAGCGCCCTGCCGATGCCACGGCGGCGCTGGTCGGCGCGGACCTCGATGGAGCGAATCCGCGCGATCCGCGGCCTCCCGTTGTCCCGCATCGACGGCGAAATCCGGATCACACCGACTTCGACCCCCTCGACTTCGGCGCGGGACTCCTCCGCGCCGCCGGTCAACGTCACCCCCGCCGGGGGCGACACGGCGGGCTGCGCTTCGCCGGCACCAGCAGGTACTGCCGCTCACTTCGGTGAGGGGTGAAGCCGGCCCGCCGCCAGTTCGAGATCGTGTCCGCGTCGTCGGCGTCGACCAGCGTGTAGAGCGGCGCCGGCAGTTCCGCCAGCATGGCGGCGGCCAGCCGGTCGAAGGCTGTGTCGTGCCATGCGTCGATGCTGATGTACAGTCGCCCGTCGGGCCTGCGCCCCGTGTCGCCACTGCCGACAACCAAGTCGCCGTCGCTGGCGTGCCACTGGTCTTCGGCGACCCGCGTGATCACGGGGTCTGGGGTGGGATGCTTAAGGTTGATGGCTGTCGCCTTCCAGGAGTGCCTCTGGTGCGCTCCCGCGACATCTACATCAGTCGCCTGCCGTGACCAATAGGGGGAGCACCCGGGTAATCGAACGAACATTCACGGGTCTCACCTCCTACAGGGTCTGTCACGGCCTGGAGTGAACATTACCAGACGGACGTCGTCACGCCCAACTGCGAGGGCGGAGAACCCTGCAGACAAGCCG
Coding sequences within it:
- a CDS encoding GNAT family N-acetyltransferase, yielding MTLTGGAEESRAEVEGVEVGVIRISPSMRDNGRPRIARIRSIEVRADQRRRGIGRALLVHALDALHTREFGLATIDVDETDTATISLLESVGARRESNTLELTWQK